The Pirellulales bacterium genome segment GTGAAAGCTCGAACACGCTTTCCGTATCTTTTACTTTAAAAGTTGCGGTTACCTGGGCGTTACCGCTTGAGCCCTGAACGATGAATTGGCATTCCAATTCGTCAGCGGGAGCGTCGGCAGGCCGCAATGGCCAAGTCACGTCTTGGTCGGGCGGCAATCGCAAGGGCTTGCCCAAGCGGTCGTTCACTTCGTTATTTTCTATAACTGCACTAAAGGCAGCCTGTATTGCCCGTTGCGCTATGGCGCCGATTCCTTCCACCGTCGCCGCCAGAAGTTGTGCCGGCACATTCAGAATTGTTTGAGCTGTCCGTTTGGCCAACGGTACTGGCGCAAGCATTACGGCGACGAGCAATACCAAACCAACGAGCGCGACCAAACCGCGGACGGCGCCCGCTCTCGCTGCTGCGCCAGGAATTCGATTCGTAGCACGTCCCGTGTTCATTGTTCGGTGCTCCCGGCAATCTGCGTTCGATTGGATGCGCCCTAGGGACCGGGACTTCGCACAAAACGCTCCTTACGCACAGCCCGATGCTGCTGCTATATATGATTCTGCGGATGGCGACTTTATTCCAAGTGCGGGAGAGAAAACCATGGTGCGGGTTCGCGTCTTCGATAGCCAAGGGAAGCTCGTGGGGCCTGTGGATTCGCCGCGCGTGGAGCTTTCGGACGAACAATGGCAAACGCGGCTTTCGCCCGAGCAGTACCAGATCGCCCGCGACAAGGGGACCGAGCGGGCCTTTTGCGGCACCTTGCTCGATAACAAGACGGAAGGAGTCTATAGCTGCATCTGCTGCGGCCTGCCGCTATTCGCTTCCAACGCGAAGTTCAACTCCGGCACCGGCTGGCCGAGCTTCTTTCAGCCGATCGCCAAGGAGAATGTCATTGAGGAGCGCGATGCGAGCTATGGAATGGTGCGCACGGAGATCCTCTGTGCGCGTTGCGACTGCCATCTAGGACACGTCTTCGACGATGGTCCGCCGCCTACGCGGCTGCGCTACTGCCTGAATTCGGCGTCGCTCAGATTTACGCCCACCACAGATCTGGCGTCGTTGGCCGACCCGACCGCGGTGGCTCCGTAGTAAAACTTGCGGAACGGCGCGATCTACAGGATCTGTAAAGCCGCGCGTCGCTTCAAGCGCGCTGCTGCCGCGAC includes the following:
- the msrB gene encoding peptide-methionine (R)-S-oxide reductase MsrB: MVRVRVFDSQGKLVGPVDSPRVELSDEQWQTRLSPEQYQIARDKGTERAFCGTLLDNKTEGVYSCICCGLPLFASNAKFNSGTGWPSFFQPIAKENVIEERDASYGMVRTEILCARCDCHLGHVFDDGPPPTRLRYCLNSASLRFTPTTDLASLADPTAVAP